A section of the Pseudomonas prosekii genome encodes:
- a CDS encoding response regulator transcription factor: protein MPNILLVEDDTALSELIASYLERNGYSVSVISRGDHVRERARLSPPDLVILDLMLPGLDGLQVCRLLRADSATLPILMLTARDDSHDQVLGLEMGADDYVTKPCEPRVLLARVRTLLRRSSLGEPQTANDRILMGNLCIDLSERTVTWREQLVELSSGEYNLLVVLARHAGEVLSRDQILQRLRGIEFNGTDRSVDVAISKLRRKFDDHAGEARKIKTVWGKGYLFSRSEWEC, encoded by the coding sequence ATGCCCAACATCCTCCTGGTCGAAGACGACACCGCGCTTTCGGAACTGATCGCCAGTTACCTGGAACGCAACGGCTACAGCGTCAGCGTGATCAGCCGTGGCGATCATGTGCGCGAACGCGCGCGGCTCAGTCCGCCGGATCTGGTGATTCTCGATCTGATGCTGCCGGGGCTCGACGGGCTGCAAGTCTGCCGTTTGCTGCGGGCGGATTCGGCGACGCTGCCGATCCTTATGCTGACCGCCCGCGACGACAGCCACGATCAGGTGCTGGGCCTGGAAATGGGCGCCGACGATTACGTCACCAAACCCTGCGAACCACGCGTATTGCTCGCCCGCGTGCGCACGTTGCTGCGCCGCAGCAGCCTCGGCGAACCGCAAACCGCCAATGACCGCATCCTCATGGGCAACCTGTGCATCGACCTGTCCGAGCGCACGGTGACTTGGCGCGAACAACTGGTCGAGCTGTCCAGCGGCGAGTACAACTTGCTGGTGGTGCTGGCCCGCCATGCTGGCGAAGTGCTGAGCCGCGACCAGATTCTGCAGCGTCTGCGGGGCATCGAGTTCAACGGCACCGACCGCTCGGTGGACGTGGCGATTTCCAAGCTGCGGCGCAAGTTCGACGACCACGCTGGCGAGGCGCGCAAGATCAAGACGGTTTGGGGCAAGGGTTACCTGTTCAGCCGCTCCGAGTGGGAATGCTGA
- the nudC gene encoding NAD(+) diphosphatase: MTSRWTTAVLDTDQPGGWAVARSPEGFLFDDNGALFPREWLRRQDLSILAEHGIGHLDGEPVYLLELRSVSEVPGCQWKGLRAFMLEGDHTVYKVLGYAAQIGTWYREHRFCGNCGQATHQVPRERAMYCEPCNIRYYPRISPSMIVLITRGDEVLLARSPRFVSGVYSTLAGFAEPGESAEDCLIREVREEVQIEVKNIQYMGSQCWPFPHSMMLGFHAEYAGGEIVCQEDEIEDAQWFNIHAMPPLPASRSIARYLIDVYLARRLGYAEPVLPG, translated from the coding sequence ATGACTTCACGCTGGACCACTGCAGTACTGGACACCGATCAACCGGGCGGCTGGGCCGTCGCGCGCAGCCCCGAAGGTTTTCTGTTCGACGACAACGGCGCGCTGTTCCCGCGCGAATGGCTCAGGCGCCAGGACCTGTCGATCCTCGCCGAGCACGGCATCGGTCACCTGGATGGCGAGCCGGTTTATCTGCTGGAATTGCGCAGCGTCAGCGAAGTGCCGGGCTGCCAGTGGAAAGGTCTGCGGGCGTTCATGCTTGAGGGCGATCACACCGTCTATAAAGTGCTCGGTTACGCCGCGCAGATCGGCACCTGGTACCGCGAGCATCGGTTTTGCGGTAACTGCGGGCAAGCCACGCATCAGGTTCCGCGCGAGCGGGCGATGTATTGCGAGCCGTGCAATATTCGTTATTACCCGCGTATCTCGCCGAGCATGATCGTGCTGATCACCCGTGGCGATGAAGTGTTGCTCGCGCGTTCGCCGCGTTTTGTCAGCGGCGTCTACAGCACGTTGGCGGGGTTCGCCGAACCGGGCGAATCGGCTGAGGATTGCCTGATTCGCGAGGTTCGTGAAGAGGTGCAGATCGAGGTCAAGAACATCCAGTACATGGGCAGCCAGTGCTGGCCGTTCCCGCACTCGATGATGCTCGGGTTTCATGCCGAATATGCCGGTGGCGAGATTGTCTGTCAGGAAGACGAGATCGAAGACGCGCAGTGGTTCAACATTCACGCGATGCCGCCACTGCCGGCCTCGCGTTCGATTGCGCGTTACCTGATCGACGTCTATCTGGCGCGGCGTTTAGGCTACGCTGAACCAGTGCTGCCAGGCTAA
- a CDS encoding anti-sigma factor family protein, whose product MTEPLRPKLPSDEQLVAYLDDQLDIEQRNSINAAISDDPALSLRVQWLARSSLPFKAAYDELLPQAPMERLNAMLDTLPSPAPPARSRRWFLTAAAGLVVSGVLADRLFLGWQMSRKKSNWRGLVADYMSLYVPQTLEHLPSDEATQRAQLRTLDARLGLTLVPAKLALPRIQLKRAQILEYDGVPIAQITYLDPAHGPMALCVTRSNNGSQAFARERRHNMNVVYWADTEHAWMLIGHNPMAELQDMAKALHKRLST is encoded by the coding sequence ATGACCGAGCCGCTACGGCCGAAGCTGCCTTCGGATGAACAGTTGGTGGCCTACCTCGACGACCAACTCGACATCGAACAGCGCAACAGCATTAATGCGGCGATCAGTGATGACCCGGCGCTGAGCCTGCGCGTGCAATGGCTGGCGCGCAGCAGCCTGCCGTTCAAGGCTGCTTACGATGAATTGCTGCCGCAAGCGCCGATGGAACGCCTGAACGCAATGCTCGACACCCTTCCCAGCCCGGCACCGCCGGCCCGCAGTCGGCGCTGGTTTCTGACGGCGGCTGCGGGGTTGGTGGTCAGTGGCGTCCTGGCGGATCGGTTGTTTCTCGGTTGGCAGATGAGCCGGAAGAAGAGTAATTGGCGCGGCTTGGTCGCCGACTATATGTCGCTGTATGTGCCGCAAACCCTTGAGCACTTGCCCAGCGACGAGGCCACGCAACGCGCGCAATTGCGCACTCTCGACGCGCGTCTGGGATTGACCCTGGTGCCAGCGAAACTGGCACTGCCGCGGATTCAGCTCAAGCGTGCGCAAATTCTTGAATACGACGGCGTGCCGATCGCGCAGATCACCTACCTCGACCCGGCGCACGGCCCGATGGCCCTGTGCGTCACCCGCTCCAACAACGGCAGCCAAGCATTCGCGCGGGAGCGCCGGCACAACATGAACGTGGTGTATTGGGCTGACACCGAACACGCGTGGATGCTCATCGGGCACAACCCGATGGCAGAACTCCAAGACATGGCAAAAGCCCTGCACAAACGCCTGAGCACCTGA
- a CDS encoding TSUP family transporter: protein MPFELSVDLTTLAILAFVAFIAGFIDAIAGGGGLLTTPALLTAGLPPHLVLGTNKLSSTFGSATASFTFYRRKLFHPRQWLHAIVGTLVGALTGAVVAHYLPAEWLNKMLPVIVFACGLYLLFGGTPKAPLDSDAPIKKKWQSTQGFGLGFYDGVAGPGTGAFWTVSTMLMYPIDLVKASGVARSMNFVSNIAALSVFVFSGQVDWIIGLSMGLSVMVGAFFGARTAISGGAKFIRPVFITVVLGLTVRLAWQHWFSVA, encoded by the coding sequence ATGCCTTTCGAACTCAGCGTTGACCTCACCACCCTGGCCATTCTGGCGTTTGTCGCTTTCATCGCCGGTTTCATTGACGCCATTGCCGGCGGTGGCGGGCTGTTGACCACGCCTGCCTTGCTCACCGCCGGGCTGCCGCCGCACCTGGTGTTGGGCACCAACAAACTCAGTTCGACCTTCGGCTCGGCCACCGCCAGTTTCACCTTCTACCGGCGCAAACTGTTTCACCCAAGGCAATGGTTGCATGCCATCGTCGGCACCCTGGTCGGCGCGTTGACTGGCGCGGTGGTTGCGCATTACCTGCCCGCCGAATGGCTGAACAAGATGCTGCCGGTGATCGTTTTCGCCTGTGGCCTCTACCTGCTGTTTGGCGGCACGCCGAAAGCGCCGCTGGACAGCGACGCGCCGATCAAGAAAAAGTGGCAATCGACCCAAGGCTTCGGCCTCGGTTTCTACGACGGCGTGGCGGGCCCCGGCACTGGCGCGTTCTGGACCGTCAGCACCATGCTCATGTACCCCATCGACCTGGTGAAGGCCAGCGGCGTGGCGCGCAGCATGAACTTCGTCAGCAACATCGCGGCGCTGTCGGTGTTCGTGTTCTCCGGGCAAGTGGACTGGATCATCGGCCTGAGCATGGGCCTGTCGGTGATGGTCGGCGCATTCTTCGGCGCGCGCACCGCGATCAGCGGCGGCGCGAAATTCATTCGTCCGGTGTTCATCACCGTGGTGCTTGGGCTGACCGTGCGGTTAGCCTGGCAGCACTGGTTCAGCGTAGCCTAA
- a CDS encoding RNA polymerase sigma factor: MGQYLARLWRYGLLLSRQRHVAEDLVQATCVRALERAGQFVPGMRMDRWLLSIMHSIWLNEVRARRVRLGQGAVDADVALSVDGEHAAHTHVLAAQVIRRVAALPETQRETLYLAYVEGLSCREVAEVLQVPIGTVMSRLATARLKLAEYPPLHSVPSNINGERR; this comes from the coding sequence TTGGGCCAGTATCTGGCGCGGTTATGGCGCTACGGCTTGCTGCTGTCGCGGCAACGGCATGTCGCCGAAGACCTGGTGCAAGCCACGTGCGTGCGGGCGCTGGAACGCGCTGGGCAATTTGTCCCAGGCATGCGCATGGACCGCTGGCTGCTGAGCATTATGCATTCGATCTGGCTCAATGAAGTGCGCGCCCGCCGCGTGCGTCTCGGCCAGGGAGCGGTGGACGCCGACGTGGCGCTGTCGGTCGACGGCGAGCATGCGGCGCACACTCATGTGCTGGCCGCGCAGGTGATTCGCCGCGTCGCTGCCCTGCCCGAAACCCAGCGCGAAACGCTGTACCTGGCGTATGTCGAAGGTTTGTCCTGCCGCGAAGTCGCCGAGGTGTTGCAAGTGCCGATCGGCACGGTGATGAGCCGGCTCGCCACCGCACGCCTGAAACTCGCCGAGTACCCGCCGCTGCACAGCGTGCCGAGCAACATTAATGGAGAACGTCGATGA
- a CDS encoding ATP-binding protein, with product MFRILFRLYLVTIVSYSAAIYLVPDVVIKLFHERFVSYNLDYSRGLQSLIVRQFHAVPEAQWPALATQLDKDFQPLRIVLSPLDDPDLTAQEREQLRRGEYIVRIGDWGWRTLAAAPLNGQSVVQMVVPPDPLDVNLLYWSMNVLIGATMLACLLLWLRPHWRDLERLKGTAERFGKGHLSERTQISQSSNIGSLANVFDTMAGDIENLLNQQRDLLNAVSHELRTPLTRLDFGLALALSDDLPAASRERLQGLVAHIRELDELVLELLSYSRLQNPARLPERVEVSLDEFIDSILGSVDEELESPNIVIDVLLHGQLERFTLDPRLTARALQNLLRNAMRYCEKRIQIGVQVCPKGCEIWVDDDGIGIPDDERERIFEPFYRLDRSRDRATGGFGLGLAISRRALEAQGGTLTVENSPLGGARFRLWLPTPT from the coding sequence ATGTTCAGAATCCTTTTTCGTCTTTATCTGGTGACCATCGTTTCGTACAGCGCGGCGATCTACCTGGTGCCGGACGTGGTGATCAAGCTGTTCCATGAACGCTTCGTCAGTTACAACCTCGATTATTCGCGCGGTTTGCAAAGCCTGATCGTCCGTCAGTTTCACGCTGTTCCTGAAGCGCAATGGCCGGCGCTGGCGACGCAACTGGACAAGGATTTTCAACCGCTGCGCATCGTCCTCAGCCCTCTTGATGACCCTGACCTGACCGCGCAGGAACGTGAGCAACTGCGCCGCGGCGAATACATCGTGCGCATTGGCGACTGGGGTTGGCGCACTTTGGCGGCGGCGCCGTTGAACGGGCAGTCGGTGGTGCAAATGGTGGTGCCGCCCGATCCCTTGGACGTGAATTTGTTGTACTGGAGCATGAACGTGCTGATCGGCGCGACCATGCTTGCGTGTCTGTTGCTGTGGCTGCGCCCGCACTGGCGCGATCTGGAGCGATTGAAAGGCACCGCCGAGCGTTTCGGCAAAGGCCATTTGAGCGAGCGCACGCAAATCTCCCAGAGCTCTAACATCGGCAGTCTGGCCAATGTGTTTGACACCATGGCCGGTGATATCGAGAACTTGTTGAATCAGCAACGTGACTTGCTCAACGCGGTGTCTCACGAGCTGCGCACGCCACTGACTCGGCTGGATTTTGGCCTGGCGCTGGCGCTGTCGGATGACTTGCCGGCGGCCAGTCGCGAACGTCTGCAAGGGTTGGTCGCGCATATTCGCGAGTTGGATGAGTTGGTGTTGGAATTGCTGTCGTACAGCCGTTTGCAGAACCCGGCGCGGTTGCCGGAACGGGTGGAAGTGTCGCTGGATGAGTTTATCGACAGTATTTTGGGCAGCGTCGATGAGGAGCTGGAATCGCCGAACATTGTCATTGATGTGTTGCTGCATGGGCAGCTTGAGCGCTTCACGCTTGATCCGCGACTGACCGCACGTGCGTTGCAAAATTTGCTGCGCAACGCGATGCGCTACTGCGAAAAACGCATTCAGATTGGCGTTCAGGTGTGCCCGAAGGGCTGTGAAATCTGGGTTGATGACGACGGCATCGGCATTCCCGACGATGAACGCGAGCGCATCTTCGAACCGTTCTACCGCCTCGACCGCAGCCGCGACCGCGCCACCGGCGGCTTCGGCCTCGGCCTGGCCATCAGCCGCCGCGCCCTCGAAGCCCAGGGCGGCACACTCACCGTCGAAAACTCCCCACTGGGCGGCGCCCGATTCCGCTTGTGGCTGCCAACCCCGACTTAA
- a CDS encoding tetratricopeptide repeat protein, translated as MTIRFAWLSAPLLLVAALSSCLVLADGDDDAPAKPECPKGQVYDSTLKQCVLQTSSVVPDADRTDYAYRLAKDGRYEEALALLDTLKNPNTAKALNYRGYATRKLGRTDEGIGYYLQSVKLDPQYAQVREYLGEAYVIKGRLDLAQEQLQQIKTICGSTCEEYQDLAAAINTSSKT; from the coding sequence ATGACTATCCGTTTTGCATGGCTGAGTGCCCCGCTGCTGCTGGTTGCGGCGCTGTCCAGTTGCCTGGTTTTGGCCGACGGTGACGACGATGCGCCGGCCAAACCCGAGTGCCCGAAAGGCCAGGTGTACGACAGCACGTTGAAACAGTGCGTACTGCAAACCAGCAGCGTGGTGCCGGACGCCGATCGCACCGACTACGCCTATCGCCTGGCCAAGGACGGGCGTTATGAGGAAGCTTTGGCGCTACTCGATACGCTGAAAAACCCGAACACTGCCAAGGCGTTGAACTATCGCGGTTATGCCACGCGTAAACTTGGGCGCACCGACGAGGGCATCGGCTATTACCTGCAATCGGTCAAACTCGACCCGCAGTATGCGCAAGTGCGCGAGTACCTCGGCGAGGCTTACGTGATCAAAGGTCGCCTGGACCTGGCGCAGGAGCAGTTGCAGCAGATCAAAACAATCTGCGGCAGCACGTGCGAGGAATATCAGGACCTTGCCGCAGCCATCAACACTTCATCGAAAACCTGA
- a CDS encoding efflux RND transporter periplasmic adaptor subunit — protein MSKNLLATLSLIALALMLSACDKSSTAAEAPPLATVRIETITSGPVSISSELSGRIAAPRIAEVRARVAGVVLQRTFREGSDVKQGDVLFRIDPAPFKADLDSAEAALRKAEANAFQAKLQEQRYAQLIEGNAISGQDYDNARASARQTAADVAANKAAVTRAKLNLGYATVTAPIAGRVGRALVTEGALVGQNETTPMALIQQLNPIHADLTQSTRELNDLRRAFRSGHLQQVGQDQAKATLIQDDGSLYPLPGKLLFAEISVDPGTGQIILRSEFPNPDLDLLPGSFVRVRIEQAVDQQGISVPQRAIQRDSAGVAQVMLLDAEEKVVLQPVQLSAVQNDRWIVTEGLKAGDRIVTEGLQHARPGEKVQIDNTPLPLAQATGQ, from the coding sequence ATGTCAAAGAACCTGCTTGCCACGCTCAGCCTGATTGCATTGGCCTTGATGTTGAGCGCTTGTGACAAGTCCTCGACTGCCGCAGAAGCGCCACCGCTGGCCACTGTGCGCATCGAAACCATTACCTCCGGCCCGGTATCGATCAGCAGCGAACTCAGCGGGCGGATTGCCGCGCCGCGTATCGCCGAAGTGCGCGCACGGGTGGCTGGCGTGGTGTTGCAGCGGACTTTCCGCGAAGGCAGCGACGTCAAACAGGGCGACGTGCTGTTCCGCATCGATCCGGCGCCGTTCAAGGCTGACCTCGACAGCGCCGAGGCCGCGTTGCGCAAGGCTGAAGCCAATGCGTTCCAGGCCAAATTGCAGGAGCAGCGTTACGCGCAATTGATCGAAGGCAACGCGATCAGCGGCCAGGATTATGACAACGCCCGCGCCAGTGCCCGACAAACTGCCGCGGACGTCGCCGCCAACAAGGCGGCCGTGACCCGGGCCAAGCTGAACCTCGGTTACGCCACGGTCACCGCGCCGATTGCCGGCCGTGTCGGCCGCGCGTTGGTCACAGAAGGCGCGCTGGTCGGCCAGAACGAAACCACGCCGATGGCGCTGATCCAGCAGTTGAACCCGATCCACGCCGACCTCACCCAATCGACCCGCGAACTCAACGACCTGCGCCGCGCGTTCCGTTCCGGTCATCTGCAGCAAGTCGGTCAGGATCAAGCCAAAGCCACGCTGATTCAGGACGACGGCAGCCTGTATCCACTGCCGGGCAAACTGCTGTTTGCCGAGATCAGCGTCGATCCGGGCACCGGCCAGATCATCCTGCGCAGTGAGTTCCCCAACCCGGACCTCGACCTGCTGCCCGGCAGCTTCGTGCGTGTGCGCATCGAACAAGCGGTCGACCAGCAAGGCATCAGCGTGCCGCAACGGGCGATTCAGCGCGACAGCGCCGGGGTTGCGCAGGTGATGCTGCTCGACGCCGAGGAAAAAGTCGTGCTGCAACCGGTGCAACTGAGCGCGGTGCAGAACGATCGCTGGATCGTCACTGAAGGCCTCAAGGCCGGTGACCGGATTGTCACCGAAGGCCTGCAACACGCCAGACCCGGCGAAAAAGTCCAGATCGACAACACCCCTCTTCCACTTGCCCAGGCGACTGGTCAGTAA
- a CDS encoding efflux RND transporter permease subunit, protein MPQFFIDRPVFAWVVALFILLAGALAIPQLPVAQYPDVAPPQIEIYAVYPGASTQTIDESVVSLIEEELNGADHLLYFESQSSLGSATIKATFQPGTNPEMAQVDVQNRLKVIESRLPQAVNQQGLQVEKVSSGFLLLITLTSNDGKLDDIALSDYLARNVMNEIKRLDGVGKAQLYGAERAMRIWIDPQKLIGFNLTPADVNAAIVAQNAQVSAGSIGDLPTRSTQEITATIVVKGQLSTPEEFADIVLKASPDGSTVRIGDVARVEIGSQEYQFGTRLNGKPSTAVGVQLSPGANALNTATAVRAKMDELARYFPANVEYKIPYDTSPFVKVSITKVVYTLGEAMLLVFAVMLLFLQNIRYTLIPTLVVPVALMGTFATMLALGFSINVLTMFGMVLAIGILVDDAIVVVENVERIMVTEGLSPKDATRKAMKQITGAIIGITLVLVAVFIPMAFMQGSVGVIYQQFSLSMATSILFSAFLALTLTPALCATLLKPIAKGEHHEKRGFFGWFNRRFEQLTERYQGWVAYALKRTGRYLLIYGVLLVGLVFCFSRLPSSFLPVEDQGYTITDIQLPPGASKNRTIKVVEQIEAHNATEPGVGDSTVILGFSFSGSGQNAALAFTTLKDWSDRSSDDSASAIADRANGALSQIRDAVAFAVLPPPVDGLGTSSGFEFRLQDRGGLGHATLMEARTQLLEAAEKSPILMNVRESALAEAPQVQLEVDRKQANALGVSFADVGSVLSTAVGSSYINDFPNQGRMQRVVVQAEGDQRSQVEDLLKINVRNNNGKMVPLSAFVEAKWTQGPTQLTRYNGYPAISISGEPAAGHSTGEAMAEIERLVAQGPAGLGQEWTGLSLQERLSGSQAPILLGLSLLIVFLCLAALYESWSIPTSVLLVVPLGVLGAVLAVTLRGMPNDVFFKVGLITIIGLSAKNAILIIEFAKSLYDEGHDLIDATLQAARLRLRPIVMTSLAFILGVVPLAIATGASSASQQAIGTGVIGGMITATLAVLFVPVFFVVVMKLVRKRHKDK, encoded by the coding sequence ATGCCGCAGTTCTTTATCGACCGCCCGGTGTTTGCCTGGGTGGTCGCGCTGTTCATCCTGCTGGCCGGTGCGCTGGCCATTCCGCAATTGCCGGTGGCGCAATACCCCGACGTCGCGCCGCCGCAGATCGAGATTTATGCCGTTTACCCCGGCGCTTCGACGCAAACCATCGACGAAAGCGTGGTCAGCCTGATCGAGGAAGAACTCAACGGCGCCGACCACTTGCTGTATTTCGAATCGCAGAGCAGCCTCGGCAGCGCGACGATCAAAGCCACGTTTCAACCGGGCACCAACCCGGAAATGGCCCAGGTCGACGTGCAAAACCGCCTCAAGGTGATCGAGTCGCGCCTGCCGCAAGCGGTGAACCAGCAAGGCTTGCAGGTGGAAAAGGTCTCGTCGGGTTTCCTCCTGCTGATTACCCTTACATCCAATGACGGCAAGCTCGACGACATCGCGCTCAGCGACTATCTGGCGCGCAACGTGATGAACGAGATCAAACGTCTCGACGGCGTCGGCAAGGCGCAACTGTACGGTGCCGAGCGGGCGATGCGCATCTGGATCGACCCGCAGAAGCTGATCGGTTTCAACCTGACACCGGCCGACGTCAACGCCGCGATTGTGGCGCAAAACGCCCAGGTTTCGGCCGGCAGCATTGGCGACTTGCCGACCCGCAGCACTCAGGAAATCACCGCAACCATCGTCGTCAAAGGCCAATTGTCGACGCCGGAAGAATTCGCCGACATCGTGCTCAAGGCCAGTCCCGACGGTTCCACGGTACGCATTGGTGATGTGGCGCGGGTCGAGATCGGCAGTCAGGAATACCAGTTCGGCACGCGCCTGAACGGCAAACCGTCAACCGCCGTCGGCGTGCAACTGTCGCCGGGCGCCAACGCGCTGAACACCGCCACCGCAGTGCGGGCGAAAATGGATGAACTGGCGCGCTACTTCCCGGCCAACGTCGAATACAAGATCCCGTACGACACCTCCCCGTTCGTCAAAGTCTCGATCACCAAAGTGGTCTACACCTTGGGCGAAGCGATGTTGCTGGTGTTTGCGGTGATGCTCCTGTTCCTGCAGAACATCCGCTACACGCTGATCCCGACGCTGGTGGTGCCGGTGGCGTTGATGGGCACGTTTGCCACCATGCTCGCGCTGGGTTTCTCGATCAACGTGCTGACCATGTTCGGCATGGTCCTGGCCATCGGCATTCTGGTGGACGATGCCATCGTGGTGGTGGAAAACGTCGAGCGGATCATGGTCACCGAGGGCCTGTCGCCCAAGGACGCCACGCGCAAAGCGATGAAGCAGATCACTGGCGCGATCATCGGCATCACGCTGGTGCTGGTTGCGGTGTTTATTCCGATGGCGTTCATGCAGGGTTCGGTCGGGGTGATTTATCAGCAGTTCTCGCTGTCGATGGCAACCTCGATTCTGTTCTCGGCGTTCCTTGCGCTGACCTTGACTCCAGCGCTGTGCGCGACGCTGCTCAAGCCGATCGCCAAAGGCGAGCATCACGAAAAGCGTGGATTTTTTGGCTGGTTCAACCGCCGTTTCGAACAACTGACCGAGCGTTATCAAGGTTGGGTCGCGTACGCGTTGAAACGCACCGGGCGCTACCTGCTGATCTACGGCGTGCTGCTGGTTGGTCTGGTGTTTTGTTTCAGTCGCCTGCCCTCCTCGTTCCTGCCGGTCGAGGACCAGGGTTACACCATCACCGACATTCAGTTGCCACCGGGCGCAAGCAAGAACCGCACGATCAAGGTGGTCGAGCAGATCGAAGCGCACAACGCCACCGAACCCGGCGTCGGCGACAGCACGGTGATTCTCGGTTTCAGCTTCTCCGGCAGCGGCCAGAACGCGGCGCTGGCGTTTACCACGTTGAAAGACTGGTCCGACCGCAGCAGCGATGACTCGGCCAGCGCGATTGCTGATCGGGCCAACGGCGCGTTGAGCCAGATCCGCGATGCCGTGGCGTTTGCGGTGTTGCCGCCACCGGTGGACGGCCTCGGCACCTCCAGCGGTTTCGAGTTCCGCTTGCAGGATCGCGGCGGTCTCGGGCATGCAACGTTGATGGAGGCGCGCACCCAGTTACTGGAAGCCGCCGAGAAAAGTCCGATCCTGATGAACGTGCGTGAAAGCGCACTGGCCGAAGCGCCGCAGGTTCAGCTTGAAGTCGACCGCAAGCAGGCGAATGCCTTGGGCGTGTCGTTTGCCGACGTCGGCAGCGTGCTGTCCACGGCGGTCGGTTCTTCGTACATCAACGACTTCCCCAATCAGGGGCGCATGCAACGCGTGGTGGTCCAGGCCGAAGGTGATCAGCGCAGTCAGGTCGAGGACCTGCTGAAGATCAACGTGCGCAACAACAATGGAAAAATGGTCCCGCTGTCCGCGTTTGTCGAAGCCAAATGGACCCAAGGCCCGACGCAATTGACTCGCTATAACGGCTACCCGGCGATCAGCATTTCCGGCGAACCGGCGGCGGGCCACAGCACCGGTGAGGCCATGGCGGAAATCGAACGCCTGGTCGCCCAAGGCCCGGCAGGTCTGGGGCAGGAATGGACCGGGTTGTCGTTGCAGGAACGCTTGTCCGGCAGTCAGGCGCCGATTCTGCTCGGGTTGTCGCTGCTGATCGTGTTCCTGTGTCTGGCGGCGCTGTATGAAAGTTGGTCGATTCCGACCTCGGTGCTGCTGGTGGTGCCGCTTGGCGTGCTCGGTGCGGTGCTTGCGGTAACGTTGCGCGGGATGCCGAATGACGTGTTCTTCAAGGTTGGCCTGATTACCATCATCGGTCTGTCGGCGAAGAACGCGATCCTGATCATCGAATTCGCCAAGAGCCTCTACGACGAGGGCCACGATTTGATCGACGCCACGCTGCAAGCCGCGCGCTTGCGGTTGCGCCCGATTGTGATGACTTCGCTGGCGTTCATTCTCGGTGTGGTGCCGCTGGCGATTGCCACGGGCGCCAGTTCGGCGAGCCAGCAAGCGATCGGCACCGGCGTGATCGGCGGGATGATCACCGCAACCTTGGCGGTGCTGTTCGTTCCGGTGTTCTTTGTGGTGGTGATGAAACTGGTGCGCAAACGCCACAAAGACAAATAA
- a CDS encoding crotonase/enoyl-CoA hydratase family protein → MSQYTAFTVELAEKIAHVQINRPEKINSMNAAFWSEIIEIFQWVDDTDEVRVVVLSGAGKHFSSGIDLMMLAGVANEMGKDVGRNARLLRRKILALQASFNAVDNCRKPVIAAIQGYCLGGAIDLIAACDMRYAAEDAQFSIKEIDIGMAADVGTLQRLPRIVGDGMLRELAYTGRQFGAEEARGMGLINRVYSDRDSLLDGVMGIAREIAGKSPIAITGTKEMISYMRDHRIDDGLEYVATWNAAMLQSTDLRVAMAAHMSKQKPEFLD, encoded by the coding sequence ATGTCTCAGTACACCGCGTTCACCGTCGAACTCGCCGAAAAAATCGCCCATGTGCAGATCAATCGCCCGGAAAAGATCAATTCGATGAACGCCGCTTTCTGGAGCGAGATCATCGAGATTTTCCAATGGGTCGACGACACCGACGAGGTGCGAGTGGTGGTGCTGAGCGGCGCTGGCAAACACTTTTCCTCGGGCATCGACCTGATGATGCTCGCCGGCGTGGCCAACGAGATGGGCAAGGACGTCGGCCGCAATGCGCGCCTGTTGCGGCGCAAGATCCTCGCCCTGCAAGCCTCGTTCAACGCCGTGGATAATTGCCGCAAACCGGTGATTGCGGCGATTCAGGGGTATTGCCTGGGCGGCGCCATCGACCTGATCGCCGCGTGCGACATGCGCTACGCCGCCGAAGATGCGCAATTCTCGATCAAGGAAATCGACATCGGCATGGCCGCCGACGTCGGCACGCTGCAACGCTTGCCGCGCATCGTCGGGGACGGCATGCTGCGTGAACTGGCTTACACTGGTCGCCAGTTTGGTGCCGAAGAAGCGCGCGGCATGGGCCTGATCAATCGCGTCTACAGCGACCGCGACAGCCTGCTCGATGGCGTGATGGGGATTGCCCGCGAGATCGCCGGCAAGTCGCCGATCGCGATTACCGGCACCAAGGAGATGATCAGCTACATGCGCGACCATCGCATCGACGACGGCCTCGAATACGTTGCCACCTGGAACGCCGCCATGCTGCAATCCACCGATTTGCGCGTGGCCATGGCCGCCCACATGAGCAAACAGAAACCCGAATTTCTGGACTGA